A single region of the Drosophila takahashii strain IR98-3 E-12201 chromosome 2R, DtakHiC1v2, whole genome shotgun sequence genome encodes:
- the LOC108062253 gene encoding trypsin: MAVKGHNVAILVLMMLICSGAHRMKRISSPEFFGDETVELAKYVVSIRSRTPNKYFGDNHYCGGGLLSPRWVITAAHCVMGQTKIMYKARWLLVVAGSPHRLRYIVGKTICTPVEKIFVPKNFTMYNTWNMALMQLQEKMPLNHPRIGFLHLPSASPKAGFNHSVLGWGRLYRGGPLAVRIYQLEVSLLDNEVCKAHFRHYRVGMMCAGKYNLTMDGDPCSGDIGSPLIDGRVIVGIVAYPIGCGCNNKPSVYTDVYSNVQWIRETAFGLTSSIRPAPFVIFLLNFLLLRSVEAVIER, encoded by the exons ATGGCGGTGAAAGGCCATAATGTAGCCATATTAGTATTGATGATGCTGATCTGTAGTGGAGCGCATCGGATGAAGCGTATATCCTCGCCCGAGTTTTTCGGGGACGAGACCGTCGAGCTGGCCAAATACGTGGTCTCCATCAGATCGAGAACGCCGAACAAGTATTTTGGCGACAATCACTATTGTGGGGGTGGTCTCTTATCTCCGCGCTGGGTGATAACCGCCGCCCACTGTGTCATGGG CCAAACCAAGATTATGTACAAGGCCCGATGGCTATTGGTGGTGGCCGGATCCCCGCATCGATTGCGATATATCGTTGGCAAAACTATCTGCACTCCTGTGGAGAAGATCTTCGTTCCAAAGAACTTCACTATGTACAACACCTGGAACATGGCGCTAATGCAACTTCAGGAGAAAATGCCCCTGAACCACCCACGAATTGGATTCCTTCATCTCCCAAGTGCATCACCGAAAGCCGGCTTTAATCACTCGGTTCTCGGCTGGGGAAGATTGTACAGG GGTGGACCTTTGGCGGTGAGAATATATCAATTGGAAGTGTCCCTCCTGGATAACGAGGTGTGTAAAGCGCATTTCCGACACTACAGGGTTGGAATGATGTGTGCCGGGAAGTATAATTTGACCATGGACGGTGATCCCTGCAGCGGCGACATCGGATCCCCCCTAATTGATGGAAGGGTGATTGTCGGCATAGTCGCCTATCCGATTGGCTGCGGCTGCAATAATAAACCATCCGTCTATACGGACGTGTACAGCAATGTTCAGTGGATCAGAGAAACGGCCTTTGGCTTAACCAGCAGCATTAGGCCGGCACCATTCGTCATATTCCTATTGAACTTCCTGTTGCTCAGGTCAGTTGAAGCAGTCATAGAACGCTAA